Proteins encoded in a region of the Thermodesulfobacteriota bacterium genome:
- the alr gene encoding alanine racemase, whose translation MALNRVEIDLSAVRHNFREAKRLVKPEVAVFPVVKSDAYGHGLIPVAQALQEQGADGFFVSIMEEAVTLRQAGVWAPIILHLPESKRDAFEIVEFNISPVVYNFELIDALSRESQNRDRVAGIYIKVDTGMGRLGVGITDLPAILSYVRGKEGIKVLGLMSHLSCADSSNDRDYTLSQLEHFNEAINIGRGLGFELPQNHIANSAGLMAYPAARMNLVRPGIMIYGAYPGKDMQGVAALRPVMTFKSKVIQVKKIPAGASISYGRRYVTPEAKTIAVVPVGYDAGYSRSISNRGEVLIRRKRAPVLGTVCMCLTMIDVSHIKGAAVDDEVVIFGRQGDQVISVDEVADRAGTISYDLLCAVGSRNPRFTVNP comes from the coding sequence ATGGCACTAAACAGGGTTGAAATTGACCTCTCAGCCGTAAGGCATAATTTCAGAGAGGCAAAACGGCTGGTCAAACCAGAAGTGGCAGTTTTCCCTGTAGTAAAATCAGATGCCTATGGACATGGTCTTATTCCGGTTGCACAGGCCCTTCAAGAGCAAGGCGCTGATGGCTTCTTCGTATCCATAATGGAGGAGGCCGTAACTTTAAGGCAAGCAGGCGTCTGGGCTCCTATTATCCTGCACCTGCCGGAATCAAAGCGGGACGCATTTGAGATTGTTGAGTTCAATATCTCTCCTGTGGTCTATAACTTTGAGCTTATAGATGCCCTTTCCAGAGAATCCCAAAATAGAGACAGGGTAGCAGGCATTTACATAAAAGTTGATACGGGTATGGGGCGTCTGGGTGTAGGCATAACTGATTTGCCTGCTATCCTTTCTTACGTTCGTGGGAAGGAAGGCATCAAGGTCTTGGGGCTTATGTCGCATCTATCCTGTGCGGACAGCAGTAATGATAGGGATTACACTTTGAGTCAATTAGAACACTTTAATGAGGCTATTAATATCGGCAGGGGTTTAGGGTTTGAGCTTCCTCAAAATCATATTGCCAATTCGGCAGGGCTGATGGCCTACCCGGCGGCACGGATGAATCTGGTACGACCGGGTATCATGATCTATGGCGCATATCCCGGTAAGGACATGCAAGGCGTAGCGGCGCTAAGGCCGGTAATGACCTTTAAAAGTAAGGTGATCCAGGTTAAAAAAATACCGGCAGGCGCCTCGATTAGTTATGGCCGGAGGTACGTTACACCCGAGGCAAAGACTATTGCTGTAGTGCCGGTAGGCTATGATGCCGGATACAGCCGCTCTATTTCCAACCGGGGAGAGGTGCTGATACGTCGGAAACGGGCGCCCGTGCTCGGCACGGTGTGTATGTGTCTGACCATGATTGATGTGAGCCACATTAAAGGCGCAGCTGTAGATGATGAGGTGGTCATTTTTGGAAGACAGGGTGATCAGGTTATCTCTGTAGATGAGGTGGCGGACCGAGCCGGGACTATCAGTTATGACCTTCTCTGTGCCGTAGGCAGCCGTAATCCGCGCTTTACAGTCAATCCTTGA
- a CDS encoding sugar phosphate isomerase/epimerase: MKHLIRAVQINVPFVLLKNKYLPVVLKNRINPEIGVDSRALDEFSPAQFTEIARLLRQEDLSVTLHAPFMDMVPGSPDPLMRKATIRRLRQAFELLPVFEPLSVVCHTGFNSQSYQNQVDSWLERSVESWLPLIDLARSAGTKVMLENVYEETPDLHVALLSQLNSPHAGFCFDIGHWHVFGRTDIAVWLGKLRPYLGQLHLHDNLGDTDSHLALGRGNIDFSSVFSCLKNCSPRPIVTLEPHREEDVFKSVEALNALWPW, translated from the coding sequence ATGAAGCATTTGATCCGTGCTGTCCAGATAAACGTTCCTTTTGTCCTGCTAAAGAACAAATACCTGCCGGTGGTCTTAAAGAACCGTATCAATCCGGAGATCGGTGTAGATAGCCGAGCCTTGGATGAATTTTCTCCGGCTCAGTTTACAGAGATAGCACGCCTCCTGCGTCAGGAAGACCTTTCTGTTACCCTGCATGCCCCTTTTATGGATATGGTGCCGGGTTCACCCGATCCACTTATGCGAAAAGCTACTATAAGGCGGCTACGTCAGGCATTTGAACTACTGCCGGTATTTGAGCCGCTCAGTGTGGTCTGCCACACCGGCTTTAACAGTCAAAGCTATCAAAACCAAGTTGATTCCTGGTTGGAAAGGAGTGTTGAGTCCTGGCTGCCTTTAATAGATCTGGCCCGGAGTGCAGGAACAAAGGTGATGCTGGAAAATGTTTATGAGGAAACTCCAGACCTCCACGTAGCCCTGTTGTCACAGCTTAACTCGCCCCACGCCGGCTTTTGCTTTGATATAGGGCACTGGCATGTGTTTGGCCGCACGGATATTGCGGTCTGGCTGGGAAAACTGCGGCCTTATCTGGGACAGCTTCACCTGCATGACAATTTAGGGGACACCGATTCCCATCTGGCCCTCGGTCGTGGCAATATAGATTTTAGCTCAGTTTTTTCCTGCCTGAAGAATTGTTCCCCCAGACCGATAGTTACCCTTGAACCCCATCGTGAGGAAGATGTTTTTAAGAGTGTAGAAGCCCTTAATGCTTTGTGGCCCTGGTAA